In Papaver somniferum cultivar HN1 chromosome 9, ASM357369v1, whole genome shotgun sequence, the genomic stretch ACCAGGAAATTTCATAAGATGGATTATCTAATGCAGCAATGCGTGACCTTACCTACTTGACTTTTCTgcttctcctcctcctggtgTCATCGGAAGCTATTTGGCCACACAATTGCATGGGTAAGTAAACTACTTTTTTGTTAATGTTGTTTGAATCTTTTCAAGTTTCATTGGACTTACCTTCGTTTGAATATGTACTTGTTTATAGGTAAGGGGTACCTCTGTTACGACGAAGTACAAGATACAGTCATGTAATGGTTGTGGCATCTGCGGTTCTCATGGGGCGACAAGTGGGGAAAGTTTGTCATTAAGTCTTTAGTGGATGAGGTAAATCTTCGTAGCTTTGAACTATTTAAAAGTAAGTACGCCAAATATACTTCTTGCTTTACAATTTTAACATTGCAATCCCAAGATATTTATCCATAGAAATTTGTTGAATGCAGTTATCATTACATGGAAACTGATTATATTTTTTCAGGTACACAGTACTTCCTCCGTTTTTAAAAGATTCCTCCGTTTTTAAAAGATAGGCAAGTTTGTTTATTTACACGCAAACCTGCCTATCTTTCAGAAAAGAAGTATGTTGTTTCTGCAAGTAGATGCACTCATACAGCTATAAAGTGTGTGCTGACGAATTGAAACCTAAGGTTCCACACCCCTTGCCTAAAATTGGAACCCACTTTGTTGCCTAAGACTTGAACTCTGACCACCACTGGCAGCACCAGATGATGAGTGCTATAATCCGAAGGTCTGGATTGCTCCACGTCTAGACCTGCGGGGATGTAAGGTGGAGATGTCACACCTTACTAAGATATAATAAGATGTGACTGAAATGAAGTACTAGTGGATAAGGTTTGGGAGAGATAAGGCCACATTTCTTGTCACTTGTTTGCAAACTTAACAGAAGTCTCTGAAAAATCCCAGAAAAACATCAACAATGACAAGTTTATCATCAGTTGTttcattatcttcttcatttgttAATACAAGATCTCTGAAGAATGTTGCTCTTCAACCAATTCATCATCAAAATGGTGGAATTCGAAAACCCAATTCATTTAGAATCAGAGCTGCTAAACCTCCTGCTGGTGTAAGTCCTTATATCTCAAATTCTTAATTTCTTGATTATATCTCTGTGATGGGTTTTTTCAATTGCTGGTTTGTGGTTTGTTTCTGCAGGTGGTGTTGCCAAAAGTAACCCCAAAATTCAATCCACCATTTCAAGGATTTACAAAGACTGCTGAAGTATGGAATTCTAGAGCTTGTATGATTGGTCTTATTGGGACATTCATTGTAGAACTTGTAAGTCCCTCCTCTATCTCTGTTCTTTTTGAGTTCATCAGTTCTGATATTGTCTCTTTCTTTTTGGATTGTTTTGATGTCAGATTCTAAACAAAGGTATACTTGAGATGATTGGAGTGGAGATTGGAAAAGGACTTGATCTTCCTCTTTGATCTAATCAAGAGAGATTAGATTCCGTTGAATTGAATATTCTACTGATAACTACTACTTCATTCTAGACTTTCTCTTTCAGTTTGTTTATAATGATAATACTATATGGTGTCAACCATGATTACAAAAGCCTGTTGTTATAAGCTTTCATTTCGGGTTTATGAATTACAGCGCTTAGTCAAAATCCTACACATGGATTGCTTTTGTTACTAGTAACGCTCTGTCAAACCAATGCTAACGTCAATTCATGGTTCAGCAAATCGTTGGATTTGATACCAGGCTGGGCGGTAAAAGGAGGAGGCGGTGGTGATGAAAAcgcaaaaaaaaatggcaaaatgaAAACGACTCTGCTGGGGATCGAACCCAGAGTCTCTGGTTTCGTAGACCAGCGCCTTATCCATTGGGCCACAGAGTCATGTCTTGTTGGTCTTACTCCATTTAAGATCCTTAATATAAAAGACAAAAAATCATGATTAGTATCTTGGATAAGAAGAGTATGTTGTTGCTGAAAAGTTATGAAACTTTGGAAAGCTTCTAGCAACCAAGTATCAAGCATCTTTCTTTCCTAGTGTGGTGTTTGTTGCATTCTGGCTCTTCATACGCTCTCGGTAAGATTTGAGGTGTCCACCACCCATTTTTGCGTACCAAGTAGAACCCATTTGGCTAAAAATGTTAGATGAGGAGATTGAAAATGTATGTATACTACATTTTCATGTCATCTCTAGTGAACTTATTCATGGTTAGCCCCATAAAAAAAACTTACGAGAAGATATTCCCATTCGGTCAGACTATCTCATAGGATTCCAAATAGAAAAGAAGCTATGATGTATTCTCCTAGAGGCGGACCAATTCGGTTAGTCCAAAACTAAGACCATTACAATCTACAATCTAAACTAGATACAGAAGTGATGAATTCTTCGAAAGTAACCCTTCAGAATCGACTGGATTTGGACTCATATTTTTGTTGACAACTAACCAAAGCAAATTACACCTAGATTTTTCCCAGATAAACCTTGACTTTTGATGAATACTTCAGCACTGCATGTCTtacatatttatttatattttttttgaaatgcATGATATCTTAGATTTGTTTTAATGCACTACTTGTTAATTAGTGCGTGCTACAAACCGAAGGTCTAACTTACACTCCAAGTCTAGACCCGCGTGGCCGTAGGTAGAAACCGTCAAACAGTAAGACACAATAAGACGAGTGCAGATCCCAATAGATATGACTGAAATGAAGTAGTAGCAATAATTAATGAATTTTTTGCTTAATTATTGTCAGGTTAATCTCTAAAAATGTTTATATTTCTTGTTGCTATCAGTCCAACAAAGCTGACAGTGATTCTTATTCGTGAATGGTCACAGCTACTTATTCCACGCAATATGAATAATTCTTCTCTATATATGGAAGAATAATTAAGTGGTTCATAACGCTGTCGACATTATTCACAAGACTTGGACAAACTATGAATTCTATATCAGAAACATTTCCAAGTAGACACTTTGATATTTTCATTATATAATTCCAAATACCAACTACTACTACCGGCATTGGACCGTGATAGCCATGGATGACTTTTTTTTGTGCATTTAGTGATCAGAATCCCAGAGGAGAAAAGCCTTTAGCTACTTCATTTTCATCTACTGTTAAGTGTTAAGCATCTTGCAGTTAAGCAACTTTCCGTTCATTAATTTTCGGTAGCCATGCGTACGGTTGCGAAAGGCGAGTTCACAAAGATGTGGACCTTGTTCTTCAACCTTGTTAGCATTTTGTTTCTTCTATTTGTCGAGTGCAAAGCAGATTTTGTCTATAATGGCTTGGAGGATGCTTATCTGACATTTGATGGGGCAGCTCAAGTTGCAGACAATGGCCTCTTGAGTTTAACAGATCAAAACAACAGGTATGAGATCGGTCATGCATTTTTCTCCGGTCCATTTCAGTTCAAGAATAATGTTTCGTCTACTCCTGTTTCTTTCTCTACTACTTTCGTCGTTGCAATAACATCCGAATACGGCAGTAACTTGAGTGATCAAGGGATGGCTTTTGTTATTGCACCTCAGAGAGGGTTACCAGGAGCCCAAGCAAATCAATATCTAGGATTATTCAATGATTCTAACAACGGAAAATCTACAAACCATGTTCTTGCAGTGGAGCTAGATACTGTTTATAATGTAGAATTCGATACTGTTAGAGGTCCTCATGTTGGAATTGATATCGACCACTTGTTTTCTGTGAATTCGACTTCCCCTGCATACACCACCAACGGCAAGTCTAAGAAATTAAATATTATTAGCGGAGAACCGATTCAGGTGTGGATCGAGTACGACGGAATAGACAAGGAACTCCGCGTTACGCTAGCTCCAATTAAtgtatcaaaaccaaatgttccgCTCTTATCGCTGTCCAGAGATCTTTCAAATCTGTTCTTAAGCAGCTCAATGTATGTGGGGTTTTCAGCAAGTACTCAGACTGTACTTACATCTCATTACATATTAGGATGGAGTTTTACAATCGACGGGAAAGCCCGGCCGCTCAATCTCTCAGACCTTCCTCAGCTTCCTCAGCCTCTTCAGCAGCCTCCAGAGCCTCCTCAgcctaagaagaaaaagaaaatgaatttgtTGTTAATTGTTGTGCCTATTATAATTGTCTTAACTGTATTGGCGTTATTGATTAGCATCTGTGTATATTATAAAAGAAGAAGGAACAGAAAGCACATGGAGGCTCCTCCAGCTGAACTGGTACCAGAGCCTAGAGAAATGATCAACAATGCCAGGGAACTCAATAACTGGCCGCGTAACTTCTCGTACAATGAACTGAAAGAGGCTACAAAAGGATTTAGTGAAGAGGAAGACATTGGGCGTGGCGGATTCGGTACTGTCTACCGAGGTGTCTTGCCCAATTCGAAACTCCAAGTCGCAATCAAGAAAGTCTCATGTGATGCAAGACAAGGCTCTAAGCAATTTCTTGCGGAAATTGCTAGCATTGGCAAGCTCCGCCACCGGAACTTGGTGACACTCTTTGGCTATTGTGTACATGAAGGGCAGCTGCTCTTGGTCTATGAGTTCATGCCCAATTTGAGCTTAGACAAGTTCCTGTATCCGAAACGGGGTTCATTGTCTTCAAACCTTGATTGGAGTAAAAGATTTCACATTATCGAAGGTACAGCTTCTGGTCTCTATTACCTGCATCAGGGGTGGGAACAAGTCGTTATTCACCGTGATATCAAGTCTAGTAATATCTTATTAGACGCTCAGATGAATGCAAGAATAGGTGATTTTGGTCTTGCGAAACTCTATGACCATGGAGCCGGCAGTGGTCCGACATCCAGAGTGGTCGGAACACCGGGTTATATTGCACCAGAAATGCCTCAAATTGGAATCCCATCAACGGAGACCGACGTGTATGCTTTTGGGGCTTTCTTGCTTGAAGTTGTCACCGGGAGGCGACCAAACTTGGTTGTGGAACGAGGTTTAGGCTTGGTTAGCTGGGTTTTGTCTTGCATGAAAGAAAATGCAATTCTCAATGCGGTGGATCCAAGGCTGGGAGGTGAATATGTAGTGCAAGAGATGGTGTTGGTGTTAAAACTTGGCTTGCTTTGTTGTCATAACGATCCTGCTTCAAGGCCGTCCATGTTCAAAGTGATGAAGTTATTGGATGGTGATGCAAATCTACGCAGCCTTGACAGGAGCGATGATGCACCTTCTGATTTTGGAACTGCTGTGAGAGAAAGTCCTTCACCTCTCTCTAGCGTAAACACTGCATCCACATTTTCTGCTAGCGAGGCAAGTCCCTCGGGCATCAGGGAAGTGGTTACATATTAAAGGACGTCCAaatgttaatttttttctatCATTTATAGTTGCTACTTAATTATGATAATTGAATCAAGCTTCTAACTTCCAGAATATCATGCTTCTTTAGATTGTAGCTTCCAACTTGTATATTTCCAAAATTTCTTATGCTTCAATTCGAAGTGATTAGGTCCTGTTGAATCAATCGTACTGATTACTACTTCTACTATATGCCTGTTATACGCAATGTTATCGGGGTTGAATGGTGGGTGATATCCTTCTTAAGACAGCAGTTCAGCTTTGTAAAAATCAATGCCAAGGGGACTTAGAGCCAATCATGTCCCGGAAATGATCACACTTCATAGAGCTAGACTGCCATTGGACTGCTCTAAATTTCTTCATTTCAGCTTCTCAATTCCCCCAGATCTCTCTCTCAATTTGAGGCATGCCGTCAGAAGGTGAATACATTAATTGTTCGAGGCACAACGAATAATGGGAACTTCTTATTTGTAAAAAGCCGAGTGCCCTCAACATTAAGTACTGCGACAAAATATAATAACTTCACGAGATCCTTATGTTGTAGTGTTCGGTCTAGGGTTTGTCTATTCTTAAGGAAGAGGTGTGAAGGTGATACCAAGCACCATCACCACCTCCTCTGTAGTTGTATGTTTTCTTACGACTACACTCCATTCAAACTAATCCAATTACTAAGTGATCATTATAAATTCTTATTTAATTAATTGAGTCTTGAGTTTTtttacaagatagattcaagtattacaacaatcttacttgaaACCTatattcactttctctctctatttcttgacCAAGACTCACCCTAGAACCCCTACAagtaatgacctctctcctttatataggattttacatagtggatgacagctaagaaacccaCTATTTTCGagatcactatgcgacacatttGCTCacatacaatcgctcatcttcgcataacgtacctcttcgcacagttcttcacactttactcgtgactttgctgacatcatctggtgcgtcatctcaattttgttgtgtgTGATGCTCTTCGCTTAGATTGTATTCTTTACTTCTCTTGATTACTAACGTGTGtgatattttactcctacattttgcctcttctcatttcgcttattcttcagagtgagcgatatgagaaattccccTCTTGTAAATCGCACATGCTtgtcttttttcattttactttgccGACAATTTCCCTGATTTCAAGTTTTCTTTATGTACGTGTGTCCTTTTAACCACTCATCTTTCGACACGTCCTTTTAACCGTATGTTTCTATCCGTTCAattcttcgcattaatgagaaTAAATCTTGAAAAATGGGTCGCGCTTTCCTATATATTCTCTTATAACTTTTTCCTTACtccttatttcttttattcttcttcaccttctctgcAAGTTTATACTCTTCATTCCCATTCTTCAATGGCTCCTGCCGGTAAAAAGATGGAGATTGAATTTAACAGattaaaaactgaattcaatcagaGGGGTTACGAACTTTCTCTTCCTTATTCATCTAATTTCGCATCAAAACTTAACCTTGATCTAATCAAATCTGATTAATGGAGTAATCGAAAAATCATCATTGCGTTAGGTCAACTTCAATTTCTTCCAATTCCTCTATATAACCCTGAGATTCCCCTCTTCTATAGAATTCTTGCTGATGATAGATTCGCACGAGGAATATTTCAGTTGagtggtgatgctattaggataccATTAGAGTATGCTCGTCGTGCAGCTGGTCTTGGAAATTCTTACCCTGATGAAATGCGAAAAGAGGGTCATCGTGATAAAATTATAGATCCTGCTGATTATACCCTCAATAGTTTCTTTAATAACTATTATGTCGATGTTATGAAAAGTAACGTAACTAAATGGGATGTTCGCATAAGGAGAGTAGATGGTATCGCTGAAGATAAgaaaattatgcgagatgttgattggaattCAAATTCTAACCGTGCTGCTCGCAGGTCCAATGATTCTAGTTGACTTAAGTGCCTGTCATCTTAGAAGGTTCCTTTATATCTGGTAAAGCTGAGGACGGTTCTGACAATACTCTGCCCGAAGATTTCCCTTTTTACCAACCTTGGGAGTTTAAATTGCTCGCAAATGACGAAAAGAAAGTAGCGGTATGTGATCATCTTGATCCAATTTGTAAACTCTCATAACTTTCCTTCTTATCTCTTATTTCTTCTCTTTCGCAGGATGCCAAAAAGGTCAGTATTTCGCGCAAGGTATCAACTTCGCAGAATAAGGAAGTAAGAAACACGCTTTCTATTTTTAAAAATATTGTtgtctctgtttcttatcttgattattcgagTAGGTGAATCCTTTGAATGACAAAACTTTAGGCAAAGGCAAGAGCACTCCTAAGAAACCCACATCAAAATCTGTATCCAAAATAACTTCGTTAAAAAATGATGTCTCTAAGAAGCGTGCGAGATatgattcttcttcaagttcaaAATCTTCAGATGGAGATACTTTTGTTTCTGAAGAAGAGGTATCGATCGATTCATACCGGAAGAAGTTGTCTGATCTTTTTTATGGAGATGCTTTTGCTACTCTTGAGGATGATGAAACGGATCTTTCCTTCAAGATGGTCTCAAGGATTTGTACTGCTTCTGATTGGGGAGATCGTTCTCTTCGTGAAGCTGCCTCTGCGATAAACCCAGATTTTCAATTTGCGATGAATGGCTTGGTAATATTTTACAACATTTTGTCTTTTATCTTTTCCTTGATATTTATTCTTTTACTTATAatgcttcttttatatttttacaGAATGCTCGCATATTTATGCGATTTCTTTAGATAATGAAAGAAAGCTTCGCAAGTTGCAAGATGACAATGCCAAGTTGAGACATGAGAATTCTAATTTTTCGGATGTAAATGCGAATCTTACAGGCGAGAATACAAAAGTGCATTATCCTCTGCCAATAATTTTAAACGACATTTTTATGAGGGGAGGGAAGCAATTCAAGTATTGGAggcgaagaagaacaaacttattattgaaaaagattAAATCGCTCTTAGGGGTGCGAAGGCAATagaacattttcaagaatctattatTGAAGTTAGAACAGAACGTGATTCAGCTTATCGTGAGAGAGACACGCTTATTGAGGAAAGAAACTTAgttcgatctcaactccttatagaaagtgaagctgaGTTTAATTGGGCTGCTAGAGTTTTGAACGATGCTAGAAaaaatttaggtgtaaatgttagcctTCACACTGAGAATTCCACACtggtcgcagacattatttccaattatgaaggtcatttgttgttctttgatcttcactcATACTCTTAAgaataattgtttgttgttttaactcatttgttgatatttagcagagaaagagaaggagtatcaaaagaaaattgcgGAGTTAGAAACTGGCTtagctgctaaagaagaagaatcatccgctcgtaattccaagtatcagcaattgaaggaaaattggttcAACTTAGTCCAAAACAACAGCAACGATGCTAATCGCTCTCGGGAGGCTGctgttaaaagagtttgtctgGAGAATGATATTCCTTTGTCAAAGTACAGTTTTCcagtgattcctgaaaatgtacccattcctgatATCCAAGTTGCTGATGGAGAAGAACattctgaagaagaaactagtgattctgaaactgagcgaaatgaggaagatgaaaatTGATCGCTTTTTCTTGTTGTAActttttgttgtaaattcttGTAAATTAGGAGCTCTATTGCATCAACAGGGGAGTATTCAATTAGGATTTTCTGTAATAATTGATGGATTTTTCCAGAACTATCCTAGTTGAATACACCCCTATAAGTTAAGTTGCCGGTGGTGGAAGGAGCCAGGAGGACGTTCATCGATTCTCTATTGTCGGCTTGTCTTTATTAAAAGGTAATATttcttgttggaatttttgaatagAAATATGAATAGGTGTGTCAACTCGCTTGAGTCTTTTCAACATTAGTGTCTTATCCCAAGGGATGTGACTCTCCACTAAGGATTGTGATTTTTCATGAAAGGACTTCTCCGCTAAGGGTTGTGACTCTTCATGAAAGGACTTCTCCAAGAGTCACCTttaaacctatataaaccccacTTGTTCTCCATTGCAAATATATGTTTTTAGAGTCATAAAACTAGTACTAGAAATTTAAGAGTTTGCATGTGTCTTcaagagttaaagaagagtttgcTACATCCATTCGCGTTCGCTGTTATCAGAGTGCTGCGAAAAACATCGaggtattgttgaatgttggagaCATATGCCGCTAAACCTGTACCAGCATTTTATACGGGACATCAAATGTCTTAAGCAaagagattactcgcctcaatacaccCAGATAAGTTTGTTTAAGTTTTGTGATTGATCGTCTTTTtctatccttattttcttgttttgttgttggtattacgaaGCATAATACATAGATGAAAACCGTGTTACAAAGAGTTGTAACAGATGGTGGATAATACACGAGTTGTATTATTGGAGAATCGGTAGCGAAGGTATTcatccaacaatcttaagacatttgaGTATTTATCTTTGTTATTGATTTGTGGTTTACATGGAAACCCGTTTTTGGCTATTCCTATTAACACTGGAACAACCATGATGATAAGTGGTTAGTTTCTGTGACGTTTTGAAATATGAAATACGTTCAGAACTATACATATGGAGTTCTTTACTGTTCAAAATTTAGTTTGAACCCTTCATTGGCACCCGTCAATTATGGATGTATGGTAAAGCAGCGTTACCAAATAGAAATAGAAATTTCTAGTGCGACACAGTACGTGGGGCTGGTAATGTACTCACTTGGGATTTTGTAATGTACTCAAAATCTCAGAATCTCAGGCATAGTTTGCTTGGATGGTTTGGTGATGGACCTAGCCTGAAAGTCCCAAAAGACACTACTACTGTGTGTGTGCCGACTACAGAAATTTACGTATGTTTTGGAAGTTTTCTCTTCATGCCCTCCACAAATGCATCTCGGTTAGCATGCAAATTCAGATCTATTTAAACATGGAGTCTCTAGAAAATGTGACGCACCGTCGTTACTTTTATGTTTCTCTTCTAAGAGACGTCTTGTACATGAAAGGATGCATGACCGTTAGGTGGAAACACTTATTAGTTTCTTAAGTATGAAAAATACTTCTAAGAGACATCTGTATGAAAGGGTGCATGTTGGTTAGTGTCCCATGGTTATTGATTGACGGCTTTTTAAAATTAGAAAACACTATGGCAACCTGTTGGAAGAGATGTGTCTTTTCGCCAAGAGACGTGTGATTGGGAAAACTCTGTCTCTAATAGCCGCTAactaatgaaatttgatgactGGTTGATCCAGATGGGCGACATCATAAGAAATGTTGTTAGCGGCTTTTGTGAAAGGTTGCGACTCAAAGTGCTATGCACATGCAGATTCTTATCTCTTGTGCTAATTAATTAGTTTCTCATGTGTAGAAGATACTTCCAAGAGACATCGTTTCAGTAAAAGGGTATATGGCGGTTATGTTGCAGTTATTATTTTAGATAAATGATAACTGTGGTCTTGACAGAATCTTTTGATCGCCCAAGGTTGTCTTCTTTGGTGAATCCATGGTGATGGAGTGAATTGGGTGTATCTACCAGATTATTATATTTTGCTGGGAATCTAACTCAACAGTTAGTGTGCCTATTATTGAAGACGACAGTTGCCTATTATTGAAACCCACAATACATATCCTTGGCTGATTGGAGATGTTACCCACTGTTTGGTTTTATCTCTTACTACATGATGCATAAACATTTTCCACCTGTATTGCTGTATTGAAGACAGGTTAAGGTCGCACCACTTGAAGCCAATATGAGGCAGTTGATGCATCTTTGCGAAGTATTGGGAACAAAAATTTAGTGGATTCTGGTGCAGAGTGCCTACTGGTATGATAAGTGAAAGGGGCCAATGATTTTAACAAGATGTTGAATTACATCTAAATTAAATTATGGCATCAAGGGCATTAAGAATATTTCAGAGGTAGGGATAATTTTAGTGGGCAAGCAATTTTGAGTTCCTTCAAAGAAGGAATCATGGGACCAGTCACAAATGCGTATCCTGAAAATTTGTGTGTGGATTGATATCAGGCGTGAAGTCTCCACTAACAAATATGATTTATGTGAATCAAAGGAGTGATACGTACGTATAAGTACTGAGATCCGGTGTGTTTAATGTGGAAGGAAAATTCTGATCATCAAAGGGGAAATACGCTAACTAAATGATTGGACTTTCCAATCATTTAAAATGCGTTGGGTAGATCGTAGTAAGTGCGGTTTGATGTCAGAGTGTTGGCTATGAGTAGCACTTTAATAAAAGCAATATATAGATTAGTTTTTCCTTAACAGTATCATGAACTTTGAACTCCTCCTCTGTCAGTGATTACGGTTCTGTGAAAACAAGAGACAATCACGAAGTGTGGGGGTAGGTCTTGATAGTCAATGCGGATTAATACAATCCAAATGTGGGGGTAATTAGAGATCCATACTCAGTATATCTTGATTGGTGATGTTGGATTCATGTAACCACTTCTTTGTTAATATGATATTCAAACCGGTTGTCACCGAAATTTGACATCATTAACTAGGAGATTTCCTAAGTCAAGCATGTGGCCTTCATGATACAAACTGGCAGATTACCTTGGAAATTCATAGTAACTGGGTTTGTAAAACGCAAGGTCGTACATAGGCCATTCAAGTGTGAACTTTTCTCATGGTATGGTGAAGTTTTGGTGCGCC encodes the following:
- the LOC113307592 gene encoding L-type lectin-domain containing receptor kinase IV.1-like: MRTVAKGEFTKMWTLFFNLVSILFLLFVECKADFVYNGLEDAYLTFDGAAQVADNGLLSLTDQNNRYEIGHAFFSGPFQFKNNVSSTPVSFSTTFVVAITSEYGSNLSDQGMAFVIAPQRGLPGAQANQYLGLFNDSNNGKSTNHVLAVELDTVYNVEFDTVRGPHVGIDIDHLFSVNSTSPAYTTNGKSKKLNIISGEPIQVWIEYDGIDKELRVTLAPINVSKPNVPLLSLSRDLSNLFLSSSMYVGFSASTQTVLTSHYILGWSFTIDGKARPLNLSDLPQLPQPLQQPPEPPQPKKKKKMNLLLIVVPIIIVLTVLALLISICVYYKRRRNRKHMEAPPAELVPEPREMINNARELNNWPRNFSYNELKEATKGFSEEEDIGRGGFGTVYRGVLPNSKLQVAIKKVSCDARQGSKQFLAEIASIGKLRHRNLVTLFGYCVHEGQLLLVYEFMPNLSLDKFLYPKRGSLSSNLDWSKRFHIIEGTASGLYYLHQGWEQVVIHRDIKSSNILLDAQMNARIGDFGLAKLYDHGAGSGPTSRVVGTPGYIAPEMPQIGIPSTETDVYAFGAFLLEVVTGRRPNLVVERGLGLVSWVLSCMKENAILNAVDPRLGGEYVVQEMVLVLKLGLLCCHNDPASRPSMFKVMKLLDGDANLRSLDRSDDAPSDFGTAVRESPSPLSSVNTASTFSASEASPSGIREVVTY
- the LOC113313460 gene encoding light-harvesting complex-like protein OHP1, chloroplastic, with the protein product MTSLSSVVSLSSSFVNTRSLKNVALQPIHHQNGGIRKPNSFRIRAAKPPAGVVLPKVTPKFNPPFQGFTKTAEVWNSRACMIGLIGTFIVELILNKGILEMIGVEIGKGLDLPL